The DNA sequence TTGAAGTCACGGCGGTTGCCATCGGCTGTCCGCATCTTTCAAAGGAGGAAGTGACACGCGTTGCCCAGCTGCTTTCCGGCAAAAAAACGGTGATGCCGTTTTATGTGTTCATCGCCGAAGAGATGCGGGCATCCTGTTCTGCAGAGCTCGGGATAATCGAGAAGTCAGGGGCAAAAGTTGTGCCTGACACCTGTATGGTGGTGTCACCGTTAATGGATCACACAGGAAGCGTCATGACCAACTCAGGCAAGGCGTTTTCCTATTTGCCTGGAATGTGCGGCGTGACTCCAAGAATGGGAACACTCGAAGAGTGTGTGCGTGTCGGGTGCGGTGAGTAACTTGAGTCTTCTTGAAAAGATCTCTCCGTTTGAAAAGCGGGACCTGCTGATTGCGTGGTTCTGTCTTGCGGTCGCATTCACGCTTGGTATCTCAGGAGGCATTGCATTTGTCACCGACTTTACGAAAATTTCGATCGACACGCTTGCGCTGACGTTTGTTGTGGCAATCATAACGGTCGGGCTGTCTTTTGTTCTGCATGAGATGGCGCACAAGTTTGCGGCAATCCGGTACGGATACTGGGCAGAGTTTCGCAAAAATACGCAGATGCTGCTGCTCGCAGTCGTCATTGCGGTGGTGACCGGCATTGTGTTTGCCGCGCCCGGAGCAACGCTGATCAATACTGCCGGCCGCGAGATGACGAAAAAAGAGAATGGTATCATCTCTCTTGCGGGACCAGCAATAAATCTGATTCTTGCAGTTCCGTTCTTTATCTGCATGATTGCAGGAATTCTTATAGGAGGGGCAGAGGTTAGTCAGTTCACGCTTCCCGGGTTCCTGTTCTATCTGGGAATGATTGGTTTTCAGGTAAATGCGATGCTGGCATTCTTCAACATGCTGCCGGTGGGCCCGCTTGACGGCAGAAAGATTCTCCGCTGGAATGTGGTGGTGTTTGTTGTGACCATTGTTGTGTCGCTTCTGCTTCTCTACGTCTCGCTGCAGCCGTGGATGTTTGTGAAGATGCTGGTTTATAGTTGAGGGATTTCCCTCCGCAATTTTTTTTGTAGCTCCGCCCACGGAAAAACGGAACACACTGAATATTCTCGGAAGAAAAACATCACGGAGCAGACGGGAACAGCACGGAACTCTAAAACATTGATACAACAAAAAAATCTAATTCGTTTTTTGAAAAAAATATCACGAAATATTTGATGACATCGTATGGAAATCTAAAATAATTCATTTCCGTGATGTTCACGTCTGCTCCGTGATGTTTTTCTGTGAGATTTCCGTGTGTTCTGTGTGCTCCGTGGGCGGAGCAGAACGTAATGCACAAGGATGACCAAACCCAAACTTTTTTTACGTTCCCTCCCATATGCTGTAGATATGCAGCTTCCGAAACTTCTTCCGACAACAGTTGTCGGTTCCTTTCCGTGCGTGAAAGGTTCCGGCTTTTTCGGTCTGGTTGATCCCTACAAACATGCAGTGAAGTTTGCGGTTGCCGAACAGCTGAGAGCAGGCGTTGATATCATCTCGGATGGACAGGTGCGGGCCGATATGGTGCAGGCATTTGTCTCAAAGCTCCCGGGCATCAACGGAAATACAGTGATAGGGCCGATCGGCATTTCGGAAAAACCGATCACGGTCGCAGACACCAGATATGCTCTGACGCAGACAAAGTATGTGAAGGGAATTTTGACCGGGCCGTGTACTCTCGCGTATGCGCTGAAGATTGAGACTCCTTCCTACCGCGACCGCGAGGAGCTGGTGCTGGATCTTGCATCAGCCCTGCACTCTGAAGCGAAATTTCTTGCGGCAACCGGAGCATACATGATTCAGGTGGATGAGCCGATTCTCTCAACAGGCGCGATGGATATTGAGACGGCAAAGGAAGCACTGAAAATTATTTTCCGCGGTATTGAAACACCGACATGTATTCACACCTGCGGCCGGCTGAATACGGTCTCGTCAGAGTGGACGCGGCTGCCGGTGGATGTGATTGATTTTGAGTACTCGGTGAGCCCTGAGAATCTCTCCGACATCTCGCGTCATGATCTGCGGAACAAAAAAATCGGATGCGGTTGTGTGAAAAGTTCGGAGACACAGGTGGAGTCGGTCGAAGAGATCGAGAAACGCGTGCGGTTCTGTGTGGAGTCGTTCGGAGCTGAAAATATTCTGATCGATCCGGACTGCGGGCTGCGGATGCTGACACCAGAGGTGGCGTTTGCGAAGCTCGCGAATATGTGCGAAGCGGTGAAGAACGTCAGGGCTGAGTTATAGGACGTTGACATCTGTCACTCGCAATTTTTTTCAGAAAAAAATAAACGAAATTTTTTTCAGCATCACATTTCATAATTCCTATTGAAAAAAATTTCAAAAAAAAATCGAGTGAGTTTTTTTTCATGAATCACAAATAAAAATTCAAGCCAAAAAAAATTATTCACCGAACCGCATCATGTACTCATCATGACCGGTCTCGGTCGACCGACGCAACATAATTACAAAACCAAATTTTTCATAAAATATTTTTGCCGCAGAATTTTCCACATACACACACAACGTAAGATCTTTTGCGATCTCCTGCAC is a window from the Methanorbis rubei genome containing:
- a CDS encoding methionine synthase, with the protein product MQLPKLLPTTVVGSFPCVKGSGFFGLVDPYKHAVKFAVAEQLRAGVDIISDGQVRADMVQAFVSKLPGINGNTVIGPIGISEKPITVADTRYALTQTKYVKGILTGPCTLAYALKIETPSYRDREELVLDLASALHSEAKFLAATGAYMIQVDEPILSTGAMDIETAKEALKIIFRGIETPTCIHTCGRLNTVSSEWTRLPVDVIDFEYSVSPENLSDISRHDLRNKKIGCGCVKSSETQVESVEEIEKRVRFCVESFGAENILIDPDCGLRMLTPEVAFAKLANMCEAVKNVRAEL
- a CDS encoding site-2 protease family protein yields the protein MSNLSLLEKISPFEKRDLLIAWFCLAVAFTLGISGGIAFVTDFTKISIDTLALTFVVAIITVGLSFVLHEMAHKFAAIRYGYWAEFRKNTQMLLLAVVIAVVTGIVFAAPGATLINTAGREMTKKENGIISLAGPAINLILAVPFFICMIAGILIGGAEVSQFTLPGFLFYLGMIGFQVNAMLAFFNMLPVGPLDGRKILRWNVVVFVVTIVVSLLLLYVSLQPWMFVKMLVYS